The genome window AGCGCAATTATAAAATGGTAATATAAAACTTTGTGATAATTATAATTTAAAAAAACTTGAAGGCTGTACTTCAAGTTTTTTTTTAAGATTTTTTGAAATGAAAAACAGCTTACTTGAAATCGCGTGTTTTAATTTACAATCTGCAGTTATTGCCCAGCAAAATGGGGCAGATAGAATAGAATTATGTGCTAACATGAAGGAAGGAGGTACTACTCCTGATTTTGAAACTGCACGTAAAGTCCGAAGCGAATTGCATATTATGATGTATGTAATGATTCGGCCTCGGGGAGGAAATTTTGTATATACTAATGAAGAATTCAGTAAAATGAAGAATGACATTGAGCAGTTTAAAAGTATAGGAGCCGATGGGTTTGTGTTTGGAATTTTGAATAACGATGGAACTGTAAACGTTGAACAGAACAAACAGCTAGTTGCTTTGGCAAGTCCATTTCCATGCACTTTTCATCGCGCTTTTGATGTGGTTCCGTCAGTTTATGATTCGTTAGAAATAGTTATTAACTGCGGTTTCAAAACCATATTAACCTCGGGACAAGCAGCAAATGTTTTGGAAGGAATTGAGGTATTATCGGTATTGGCAGAAAAAGCAAGAAACAGAATTGTAATAATGCCAGGCGGAGGATTTCGCTCCTTAAATAGTAAGATGATAATGAGAAAAACAAACGCTCTTTTTTATCACTCTTCTGCAATTACTGATTCAGGTGAAACAGCAGATGCTGATGAAATAAAAGCATTGAAACAGAGTTTACACTAAATGTAAAAGCATAAGAAACCCCAGAGTTGGCATTCTCTGGGGTTTCTTCTTTTGTAACCAATTCTAATATTAAAACTAATTTTTAGAAACCGCCGCTTCCTTGGGTTTCGTTTTTATCTCTTTCTTTTCTTTGAACTGCTTTGTTTTTTCCAGCTCCAAAACGGTAGTTGAAACCAATGTAGGCCGTTTGGCTTTCCCAATGGAATTCTCCGGTTTGTAATTTTGGTTTTGTAGCATCGAAGGCAAAATGCATACTGTCAAATAAATCACTTACTCGGGCGGTTATAGTTCCAGTGCCTTTAAGGATGGTAAGACTTGAACCTGCATCGATTCTCCACATTGGTTTTCTTAGGAACTGTAGTCCCAAATCCTCGCCTCGATACATTCCTGTCAATTGAAAGCGCAGATTTTTTGACGCTTTGAAAGTATTGCTTATGCGGGAGTTTATAGTGGTCACATCTACTTCTACATAATCGGTTTCCACGTATCCTTTGGTTTTTTTGTTGTATAAATCAAAACTGATGTTGGCAGTATACCATTTTGTGAAATCCAGATTTCCTGAAAGTTCAACTCCATAAGCGTTGTTGTCGCCTAAATTGGCATACGACAAAATTTGTCTTTCGGGATCAGTAGGGTTTCCATTAAGGGTTCTTGTAATTTCGTCATTAATCTGACGGTAAAAAACGCCCGAAGTGATAGAACCTATTTTAGTTTTTCGTGTGTAATTCAATTCTACCGAGTTAGTAAATTGAGGAAATAATTCAGGATTTCCTTCGGAGTCTATCAAAGGCGTACTCCATTCACGAATAGGATTCACTTGATCAATGCTCGGTCTGTCCACACGTTTTGAAACACTGAAATTGAAGGAATTATTTTCGGTAGGTGTGTAGGTTACAAAACCAGAAGGATAAACGGTGAACAAATCATCATTAAATGTTCCGTCGGCTTGATTTACTTTTTGGAAAAGCGCATCGGCAGTGTATTTTTCAAAACGGGCTCCCACTTGGGCATTCCATTTTTTCCATTGTTTAGCAATGGTAGTGTAGGCTGAATAAATTTTTCTTTCGTAATTGAAATCAGAATTATAAGCGTCATTCAGCAGAAAATTATTTTTTGTGTTTTCAAGACGGGTTTCCAATCCGGCTTCCAGTTTGATAGTTTCTGTCAAAGGATTTACGTAATCCAGATTCAGTAAAATATTCTCGCCTTTATTGGTTATATCATTCAATGCAGCTGGATTGGTGAATGAACTGTTTTCTTCATTGTCATTATTGCTGTAATTGGCTTCAAATTCAAGGGTATGTCCCTCTTTTTTGAAGCTTTTCTTATAATCGAAATTATAGGTTTGGGTATAATTATCATTTTTGCTGTTAAATATCTGATTAATATTAGCAGCCGGGTTGTTATAAATTACATTTACATTTGATTTTCCTGTTTCATTATTGATGTTTTGTGTTGTGTAAACAGAAATTGTATTGGTTTCATTCAAATAAAAATCAAAACCTACTTTGGCCAAGTGTGAAGTACCGTTATTTAAAAAATCAAAGTTTTGTGTATTTTCTTCGTTTGGCTCCAGCGTTTCTATTTTTCCATGATTATGGTGTTTTCCGGTTGTTAAACCATAATTTCCATAAAGATTGAATTTTCCGTTACGGTAATTCAT of Flavobacterium marginilacus contains these proteins:
- a CDS encoding TonB-dependent receptor domain-containing protein, which codes for MKIKLLVFFLLSFVGITKAENPGVLSGKVKNKATNQPVQYASIVIKDAGKIITGIVADENGAFSIKNLELKKFTLEVEFIGYKKYATSIELNSAKKNSSIEILLEEEATELQSVDIVKEHSMIEQKTDRKVINVGKDLLSAGATASEILNNIPSVSVDPQTNAVSLRGNSNVRVFVDGKPSTVSASQLLQQIPAASIKQIELITNPSAKYNPEGMSGIINIVLNKNAKIGFNGSVNSGITFGETPKTNSSFDMNYRNGKFNLYGNYGLTTGKHHNHGKIETLEPNEENTQNFDFLNNGTSHLAKVGFDFYLNETNTISVYTTQNINNETGKSNVNVIYNNPAANINQIFNSKNDNYTQTYNFDYKKSFKKEGHTLEFEANYSNNDNEENSSFTNPAALNDITNKGENILLNLDYVNPLTETIKLEAGLETRLENTKNNFLLNDAYNSDFNYERKIYSAYTTIAKQWKKWNAQVGARFEKYTADALFQKVNQADGTFNDDLFTVYPSGFVTYTPTENNSFNFSVSKRVDRPSIDQVNPIREWSTPLIDSEGNPELFPQFTNSVELNYTRKTKIGSITSGVFYRQINDEITRTLNGNPTDPERQILSYANLGDNNAYGVELSGNLDFTKWYTANISFDLYNKKTKGYVETDYVEVDVTTINSRISNTFKASKNLRFQLTGMYRGEDLGLQFLRKPMWRIDAGSSLTILKGTGTITARVSDLFDSMHFAFDATKPKLQTGEFHWESQTAYIGFNYRFGAGKNKAVQRKERDKNETQGSGGF
- a CDS encoding copper homeostasis protein CutC, yielding MKNSLLEIACFNLQSAVIAQQNGADRIELCANMKEGGTTPDFETARKVRSELHIMMYVMIRPRGGNFVYTNEEFSKMKNDIEQFKSIGADGFVFGILNNDGTVNVEQNKQLVALASPFPCTFHRAFDVVPSVYDSLEIVINCGFKTILTSGQAANVLEGIEVLSVLAEKARNRIVIMPGGGFRSLNSKMIMRKTNALFYHSSAITDSGETADADEIKALKQSLH